ATGATTCAATAAAAGATATGAAAACTATCGGTATAATTAAAGAAGACGAAGCAAATAAGCTTATAGAGATTGCTGAACCAGTTGGTTTAGTTATGGGCATAGTACCTTCAACAAACCCAACTTCTACTGCGATTTTCAAAGCTATGATTTCAATTAAATCTCGTAATGCTATAGTTTTCTCACCACATCCATCTGCTGCAAAATGTACAATTAAGGCAGCTGAATTAATGCGTGATGCAGCTATTGAAGCTGGTGCACCAGAAAATATTATAGGTTGCATAACTACTCCAACAATCGGAGCTACAAATGAATTAATGAAGAGCAAAGAAGTTGCTATAATAATAGCTACAGGTGGTCCAGGAATGGTTAAAGCTGCTTATAGTGCAGGAAAGCCAGCTCTTGGTGTTGGGGCAGGAAACTCTCCAGCGTACATAGAAAGAACTGCTAATGTAGAGAAAGCTGTTAGAAACATCATTGCAAGTAAGACTTTTGATAATGGTACAATTTGTGCTTCAGAACAATCAATAATTTGTGAAGAGTGCAATGAAGCTGTAGTTATTGAAGAACTTAAAAAGCAAGGTGGATATTTCATGACAGCAGAAGAAACTGATAAAGTTTGTAAGCTGTTATTCAAAAATGGTCATGCTATGAATGCTAAGTTTGTTGGAAGAAGTGCACAAGTTATTGCAACTGCTGCAGGATTTACAGTTCCATCAGAAACTAAAGTACTTATAGGAAGACAAAATGGAGTAGGTGAAGGCAATCCATTGTCATATGAAAAACTTACAACAGTTCTTGCATTCTATACAGTAAAAGATTGGCATGAAGCATGTGAGTTAAGTATTGAATTACTTCAAAATGGAATTGGTCATACAATGAGTATACATACTGAAGATAGAGATATAGTTATGAAGTTTGCTAAAAAGCCAGCTTCCCGTATACTTGTTAACACTGGTGGAGCACAAGGTGGAACAGGTGCAAGCACAGGTCTTAACCCTTCATTTACTTTAGGATGTGGTACATGGGGAGGAAGCTCAGTATCTGAGAATGTTACTCCAGAACATCTTATAAATATAAAGAGAGTTGCTTATGGTTTAAAAGATTGTGCAACATTAGCATCTAATGATCCAACTTTCAACCGTATAAAAACTGCTGAGAACTGTCATGGTGTTCAAAATGTTGAGAAGCAATTTATGAACATGAGTCCAGCTCAAATTGCAGCAGCTGCAGCAGCTTTAAATAAAGCTACTGAGTGTGTTAAAAATACTGATAACTGTACTGAGTGCGGTTGTGAGAGTGCAAAAAATGAGGAGCTTTTAAACTTAGTTAACCAAATAGTTGCCGCTATGAAGGGGGCAAACTAATGGATAATTTAGAGGCAGTATTAAAGCTTTTACTAGAAACTGTAAAGGGCAAAAGTGAAAATACTGTATCTCAGGTAAATTCATCTGAGATTCCAGTAGGTATTTCTAATAGACACGTACATCTTTCACAAAGGGATTTAGAATGTATTTTTGGAAAAAACTATCAACTTACTAAACTTAAAGATTTGTCTCAGCCTGGACAATATGCGTGCAAAGAAGTTGTAACAGTATGTGGACCAAAGGGTGCAATTGAAAAAGTTAGAATTCTTGGACCAGTAAGAAGTAAGACTCAAGTTGAAGTATTAGCTGGAGATTGCATTAAACTTGGAGCAGTATCACACGTAAGACTATCTGGAGATTTAAGCAGAACGCCTGGAATTACATTAGTTGGACCAAAAGGTTCTGTTCAAATTGAAGAAGGCTTAGTAGTTGCACAAAGACATATTCATATGACACCTGAAGATGCTAAAAATTTAGGGGTCTGTGATGGAGATATAGTATCAATAAAATTTGATGATTTCAGAGGCGGAATATACAGCAACGTAGCTATCAGGGCTAATGATGCTTCAAAGCTTGAATGCCATCTTGATATCGAAGAAGCTAATGCAATGGGCATTAACTCAAAATCAAAAATAACAATAGTGAAATAGAAAAATAATCAATAACAATTAAAATAATAAAAAGTGGTAAAAAATAAATGATTATAATTAAAAATTATAATATACAAATAATAAGATAATTAGGAGGATTTTAAAATGAAATAT
The DNA window shown above is from Haloimpatiens massiliensis and carries:
- a CDS encoding acetaldehyde dehydrogenase (acetylating) gives rise to the protein MENFDKDLRSIQEARDLARLGKVAANKIADYTEEQIDKILCNMVRVAEEHAACLAQMAVEETGFGKVEDKTFKNHLAATVLYDSIKDMKTIGIIKEDEANKLIEIAEPVGLVMGIVPSTNPTSTAIFKAMISIKSRNAIVFSPHPSAAKCTIKAAELMRDAAIEAGAPENIIGCITTPTIGATNELMKSKEVAIIIATGGPGMVKAAYSAGKPALGVGAGNSPAYIERTANVEKAVRNIIASKTFDNGTICASEQSIICEECNEAVVIEELKKQGGYFMTAEETDKVCKLLFKNGHAMNAKFVGRSAQVIATAAGFTVPSETKVLIGRQNGVGEGNPLSYEKLTTVLAFYTVKDWHEACELSIELLQNGIGHTMSIHTEDRDIVMKFAKKPASRILVNTGGAQGGTGASTGLNPSFTLGCGTWGGSSVSENVTPEHLINIKRVAYGLKDCATLASNDPTFNRIKTAENCHGVQNVEKQFMNMSPAQIAAAAAALNKATECVKNTDNCTECGCESAKNEELLNLVNQIVAAMKGAN
- a CDS encoding phosphate propanoyltransferase, whose product is MDNLEAVLKLLLETVKGKSENTVSQVNSSEIPVGISNRHVHLSQRDLECIFGKNYQLTKLKDLSQPGQYACKEVVTVCGPKGAIEKVRILGPVRSKTQVEVLAGDCIKLGAVSHVRLSGDLSRTPGITLVGPKGSVQIEEGLVVAQRHIHMTPEDAKNLGVCDGDIVSIKFDDFRGGIYSNVAIRANDASKLECHLDIEEANAMGINSKSKITIVK